A window from Streptomyces sp. NBC_00335 encodes these proteins:
- the rsmI gene encoding 16S rRNA (cytidine(1402)-2'-O)-methyltransferase, with protein sequence MTTDQPGSAEAPSPAPSDALAGGVLVLAGTPIGDLADAPPRLATELERADVIAAEDTRRLRRLTQGLGVCTTGRVLSYFEGNESARTPELVEALEAGKRVLLVTDAGMPSVSDPGYRLVAAAVEKDIKVTAVPGPSAVLTALALSGLPVDRFCFEGFLPRKAGERLSKLRELAAERRTLVYFEAPHRLDDTLAAMAEVFGADRRAAVCRELTKTYEEVKRGGLGELAAWAAEGVRGEITVVVEGAPAAAPGDIGAEELVDRVRVREEAGERRKEAIAAVAAEAGVPKREVFDAVVAAKNAAQKSPSVGKELT encoded by the coding sequence GTGACCACTGACCAGCCCGGCTCCGCCGAAGCCCCCTCCCCGGCTCCCTCCGACGCACTCGCGGGAGGCGTCCTCGTCCTCGCCGGGACCCCCATCGGCGACCTCGCCGACGCCCCGCCGCGGCTCGCCACCGAGCTGGAGCGGGCCGACGTGATCGCCGCCGAGGACACCCGGCGGCTGCGCAGGCTGACGCAGGGGCTCGGCGTGTGCACCACCGGGCGCGTCCTGTCGTACTTCGAGGGCAACGAGTCCGCGCGCACCCCCGAACTGGTCGAGGCCCTGGAGGCCGGCAAGCGCGTCCTGCTGGTGACGGACGCCGGCATGCCCTCCGTCTCCGACCCCGGCTACCGGCTCGTCGCCGCCGCCGTGGAGAAGGACATCAAGGTCACGGCCGTTCCCGGGCCCTCCGCCGTCCTCACCGCGCTCGCCCTCTCCGGGCTGCCGGTCGACCGCTTCTGCTTCGAGGGCTTCCTGCCCCGCAAGGCCGGCGAGCGCCTGAGCAAGCTCCGCGAACTCGCCGCCGAACGCCGCACCCTCGTCTACTTCGAGGCCCCGCACCGGCTCGACGACACCCTGGCCGCGATGGCCGAGGTCTTCGGCGCCGACCGGCGCGCCGCCGTCTGCCGCGAGCTGACCAAGACCTACGAGGAGGTCAAGCGCGGCGGGCTCGGCGAGCTGGCGGCCTGGGCCGCCGAAGGCGTGCGCGGGGAGATCACCGTGGTCGTCGAGGGAGCCCCGGCCGCGGCCCCCGGCGACATCGGCGCCGAGGAGCTGGTGGACCGCGTACGGGTGCGCGAGGAGGCGGGGGAGCGGCGCAAGGAGGCCATCGCCGCGGTCGCGGCGGAGGCCGGGGTACCCAAGCGCGAGGTGTTCGACGCGGTGGTCGCGGCAAAGAACGCGGCACAAAAGTCGCCGTCGGTCGGTAAAGAGCTAACCTGA
- a CDS encoding TatD family hydrolase gives MSRSTPNDAPPPLPEPLRVAVADSHTHLDMQSGTVEEGLAKAASVGVTTVVQVGCDVKGSRWAAETAAAYGSVHAAVALHPNEAPRIVHGDPDGWSRQGARTGGGEAALDDALGEIEALAALAHVKAVGETGLDYFRTGPEGMAAQERSFRAHIEIAKRQGKALVIHDREAHADVLRVLREEGAPERTVFHCYSGDAEMARECAAAGYYMSFAGTVTFKNAAPLREALAVAPLELVLVETDAPYLTPAPYRGRPNAPYLIPLTVRAMAAVRGIDEDAMATALAANTARAFAY, from the coding sequence ATGAGCCGTAGCACGCCGAACGACGCGCCGCCCCCGCTGCCCGAACCGCTCCGGGTGGCGGTCGCCGACTCCCACACCCACCTGGACATGCAGTCCGGCACCGTCGAGGAGGGCCTCGCCAAGGCCGCCTCCGTCGGGGTGACCACCGTCGTCCAGGTGGGCTGCGACGTGAAGGGCTCCCGCTGGGCCGCCGAGACCGCAGCCGCGTACGGATCCGTCCACGCGGCCGTGGCCCTGCACCCCAACGAAGCCCCCCGGATCGTGCACGGGGACCCCGACGGCTGGTCGAGGCAGGGCGCCCGGACGGGCGGCGGCGAGGCCGCGCTCGACGACGCGCTCGGCGAGATCGAGGCCCTGGCGGCCCTCGCGCACGTGAAGGCGGTCGGCGAGACCGGACTCGACTACTTCCGGACCGGCCCGGAGGGCATGGCCGCGCAGGAGCGTTCCTTCCGCGCGCACATCGAGATCGCCAAGCGGCAGGGCAAGGCCCTGGTCATCCACGACCGCGAGGCGCACGCGGACGTGCTGCGCGTCCTGCGCGAGGAGGGCGCCCCCGAGCGGACCGTCTTCCACTGCTACTCCGGCGACGCGGAAATGGCCCGGGAGTGCGCCGCCGCGGGCTACTACATGTCCTTCGCCGGAACCGTCACCTTCAAGAACGCGGCGCCGCTGCGCGAAGCCCTCGCGGTGGCCCCGCTGGAGCTGGTCCTCGTGGAGACGGACGCCCCGTACCTGACCCCGGCCCCGTACCGCGGACGGCCCAACGCGCCGTACCTCATTCCGCTGACCGTACGGGCGATGGCCGCGGTCCGCGGCATCGACGAGGACGCCATGGCGACGGCACTGGCGGCCAACACGGCCCGCGCCTTCGCGTACTGA
- a CDS encoding ubiquitin-like domain-containing protein, producing MPAPAVPGPAPGVGTAPGPRRRRSAAPAPRDTWRRIVPQALVVAFLAGGTTAFVAADKAVRLTVDGVPRTLHTFAGDVDELLAAEGLGVGPHDLVAPAGAEVLDDGDEIVLRYGRPLSLTLDGQRREVWTTARTVDGALRQFGIRAEGAYLSTPRTAAVPRTGLTLAVRTERSITFMADGRERTIRTNAATVQEALDEAGITLHGQDTTSVPAGSFPRDGQTVTVLRITGTREIREERIPYATERVKDPALFAGTEVVERSGRPGARRVTYGLRTVNGVRQKPRRIAEEIVREPVTQLVKVGTKPLPTSVQGADGLDWGALARCESGGRPGATDPSGTYGGLYQFDVQTWQALGGSGRPQDAPGPEQTYRAKKLYVQRGASPWPHCGRTLYR from the coding sequence GTGCCCGCGCCGGCCGTCCCCGGCCCCGCCCCCGGCGTGGGCACCGCCCCCGGTCCGAGGCGGCGCAGGAGCGCCGCCCCCGCGCCCCGGGACACCTGGCGGCGCATCGTGCCGCAGGCCCTGGTCGTCGCGTTCCTGGCGGGCGGCACCACCGCCTTCGTCGCCGCCGACAAGGCCGTACGCCTCACCGTCGACGGGGTCCCGCGGACCCTGCACACCTTCGCCGGCGACGTGGACGAGCTGCTCGCCGCCGAAGGACTCGGAGTCGGCCCCCACGACCTCGTCGCCCCGGCCGGGGCGGAGGTTCTCGACGACGGGGACGAGATCGTCCTGCGCTACGGCCGTCCGCTGAGCCTGACCCTCGACGGACAGCGGCGCGAGGTGTGGACCACCGCCCGCACCGTGGACGGCGCGCTGCGCCAGTTCGGCATCCGCGCCGAGGGCGCCTACCTCTCCACACCCCGCACCGCGGCCGTGCCACGGACCGGCCTGACCCTCGCCGTCCGCACCGAACGCAGCATCACCTTCATGGCCGACGGCCGCGAGCGGACCATCCGCACCAACGCCGCCACCGTCCAGGAGGCCCTCGACGAAGCCGGGATCACCCTCCACGGCCAGGACACCACCTCCGTGCCCGCCGGCTCCTTCCCGCGCGACGGCCAGACCGTCACCGTCCTGCGCATCACCGGGACCCGCGAGATCCGCGAGGAGCGCATCCCGTACGCGACCGAGCGGGTCAAGGACCCCGCCCTCTTCGCCGGCACCGAAGTCGTCGAGCGCTCGGGCCGGCCCGGGGCGCGCAGGGTCACGTACGGCCTGCGCACCGTCAACGGGGTCCGGCAAAAGCCCCGCAGGATCGCCGAGGAGATCGTCCGCGAACCCGTCACCCAGCTCGTCAAGGTCGGCACCAAGCCGCTGCCGACCTCCGTCCAGGGCGCGGACGGCCTCGACTGGGGCGCGCTGGCCCGCTGCGAGTCGGGCGGCCGGCCCGGCGCCACGGACCCCTCGGGCACGTACGGGGGGCTCTACCAGTTCGACGTACAGACCTGGCAGGCCCTCGGCGGCAGCGGCCGTCCGCAGGACGCTCCGGGCCCGGAGCAGACGTACCGGGCGAAGAAGCTCTACGTACAGCGGGGGGCGAGTCCCTGGCCACACTGCGGCCGTACCCTTTATCGGTGA
- the rsmA gene encoding 16S rRNA (adenine(1518)-N(6)/adenine(1519)-N(6))-dimethyltransferase RsmA produces the protein MPETSAPETSAPATSAPETSALLGAADIRELAAVLGVRPTKQKGQNFVIDANTVRRIVRTAEVRPDDVVVEVGPGLGSLTLALLEAADRVVAVEIDDILAAALPATIEARMPERKDRFTLVHSDAMLVKELPGPPPTALVANLPYNVAVPVLLTMLDRFPSIERTLVMVQAEVADRLAAEPGNKVYGVPSVKANWYADVKRAGAIGRKVFWPAPNVDSGLVSLVRRAEPVKTTATKAEVFAVVDAAFAQRRKTLRAALSGWAGSAAGAEAALVAAGVSPQARGESLTVEEFAAIAEHKPAAERPAL, from the coding sequence GTGCCGGAGACCTCCGCGCCGGAGACGTCCGCACCCGCGACCTCCGCACCCGAGACCTCCGCCCTCCTCGGCGCGGCCGACATCCGGGAGCTGGCCGCCGTACTCGGCGTACGGCCGACGAAGCAGAAGGGCCAGAACTTCGTCATCGACGCCAACACGGTGCGCCGCATCGTGCGCACCGCCGAGGTCCGGCCGGACGACGTGGTCGTCGAGGTCGGGCCCGGGCTGGGCTCGCTGACGCTCGCACTGCTGGAGGCCGCCGACCGGGTCGTCGCCGTCGAGATCGACGACATCCTGGCCGCCGCGCTGCCCGCCACCATCGAGGCGCGGATGCCGGAGCGCAAGGACCGCTTCACGCTGGTCCACTCCGACGCGATGCTGGTCAAGGAGCTGCCCGGCCCGCCGCCGACCGCGCTCGTCGCGAACCTCCCCTACAACGTGGCCGTGCCGGTCCTGCTCACCATGCTCGACCGCTTCCCGAGCATCGAGCGGACCCTGGTCATGGTGCAGGCCGAGGTCGCCGACCGGCTGGCCGCCGAGCCCGGCAACAAGGTCTACGGCGTCCCCTCGGTCAAGGCCAACTGGTACGCGGACGTCAAGCGGGCCGGTGCCATCGGCCGCAAGGTCTTCTGGCCCGCGCCGAACGTGGACTCCGGACTCGTCTCCCTGGTCCGCCGGGCGGAGCCGGTCAAGACCACCGCGACCAAGGCCGAGGTCTTCGCCGTCGTCGACGCCGCCTTCGCGCAGCGCCGCAAGACGCTGCGCGCGGCGCTGTCCGGCTGGGCCGGGTCCGCGGCGGGCGCCGAGGCGGCGCTGGTCGCCGCCGGGGTCTCCCCGCAGGCCCGCGGCGAGTCCCTCACCGTCGAGGAGTTCGCGGCGATCGCCGAGCACAAGCCCGCCGCGGAGAGGCCCGCGCTGTGA
- a CDS encoding 4-(cytidine 5'-diphospho)-2-C-methyl-D-erythritol kinase — MSEAITVRVPAKVNVQLAVGAARPDGFHDLANVFLAVSLYDEVTATPAGAGELTVTCAGPDAGKVPLDRTNLAARAAQILAERAGLSPDVHLHIEKRIPVAGGMAGGSADGAAALLACDALWGLKTPVDELLALCAELGSDVPFSLVGGAALGTGRGEILTPVAAGTFHWVFAVADGGLSTPAVFREFDRLTAGTEVPVPEASPALLAALASGDPDELAATLANGLQPAALSLRPSLADTLAAGTEAGALAALVSGSGPTTAFLVRDAESATKVAAALAASGTCRTTHPATSPAPGATLL; from the coding sequence GTGAGCGAGGCCATCACCGTACGGGTCCCCGCGAAGGTCAACGTCCAGCTGGCGGTGGGCGCGGCCCGGCCGGACGGATTCCACGACCTGGCGAACGTCTTCCTGGCCGTCTCCCTCTACGACGAGGTCACCGCGACCCCCGCCGGCGCCGGCGAGCTGACCGTGACCTGCGCCGGGCCGGACGCCGGCAAGGTGCCGCTCGACCGGACCAACCTCGCGGCCCGGGCCGCGCAGATCCTGGCGGAGCGGGCCGGACTGAGCCCCGACGTCCACCTCCACATCGAGAAGCGGATCCCCGTGGCGGGCGGCATGGCGGGCGGCAGCGCCGACGGGGCGGCCGCGCTGCTGGCCTGCGACGCCCTCTGGGGCCTGAAGACCCCGGTCGACGAACTCCTCGCCCTCTGCGCGGAGCTGGGCAGCGACGTGCCGTTCAGCCTGGTCGGCGGGGCGGCGCTGGGCACCGGGCGCGGGGAGATCCTGACCCCGGTGGCCGCCGGAACCTTCCACTGGGTGTTCGCGGTGGCCGACGGCGGGCTCTCCACCCCGGCGGTGTTCCGGGAGTTCGACCGGCTCACCGCCGGCACGGAGGTCCCCGTACCGGAGGCCTCCCCGGCGCTCCTCGCGGCCCTGGCCTCCGGCGACCCGGACGAGCTGGCCGCCACCCTGGCCAACGGGCTCCAGCCCGCGGCCCTCTCGCTGCGGCCGTCACTCGCGGACACCCTCGCGGCGGGTACCGAGGCCGGGGCCCTGGCGGCGCTGGTGTCCGGCTCCGGCCCCACGACGGCCTTCCTGGTCCGCGACGCGGAGTCGGCGACGAAGGTCGCAGCCGCCCTGGCCGCCTCCGGCACCTGCCGCACCACCCACCCGGCCACCAGCCCGGCCCCGGGCGCGACCCTCCTCTGA
- a CDS encoding acyltransferase family protein, producing the protein MGASASDIATATPATRDRYVDLLRVASLGTVIAGHWLMAAVSSDGIGNLLAVVPPLQVLTWALQVMPVFFFVGGFSHALSYRSLARRTGGPVYAAFLRARLRRLLRPTLVFVAVWTAIALAAQLLGGGGGRLSGAAFRLVTQPLWFIGIYLAMVALTPPLLKLHERHGWAAFGALAAAAAAVDLLRFAGGVPYAEFLNFAFVWLAVHQLGFLRADGRIRRPGALAAAGLAGAVLLVAYGPYPLSMVGMPGEKVSNMAPPTLALLAHGIWLVGAVELLRGPAAHWLARPRVWRGVVTANGVAMTAFLWHLTAMLAVYAAQLGLGIALPEPAGAAWWAQVPVRFLAAAALTCVLVAVFRRFEEPAAGSTSSAGTGSGPRAALGTALCLLGVLGLSTTGLGGLLEGHSATLIALPVTAPAAIGMALGGWLLVERSGTSRRVRLRG; encoded by the coding sequence ATGGGAGCCAGCGCAAGCGACATCGCCACCGCCACCCCCGCCACGCGGGACCGCTACGTCGACCTGCTCCGGGTCGCCTCGCTCGGGACCGTCATCGCCGGGCACTGGCTGATGGCCGCGGTCAGCAGCGACGGCATAGGGAACCTGCTCGCCGTCGTGCCGCCGCTGCAGGTGCTCACCTGGGCGCTGCAGGTGATGCCGGTGTTCTTCTTCGTCGGCGGGTTCTCGCACGCCCTGTCCTACCGGTCCCTCGCGCGCCGCACCGGCGGCCCGGTGTACGCCGCCTTCCTGCGGGCGCGCCTGCGGCGGCTGCTGCGGCCCACCCTCGTGTTCGTCGCCGTCTGGACCGCCATCGCCCTCGCCGCGCAGCTCCTCGGAGGCGGCGGCGGGCGGCTGTCCGGGGCGGCGTTCCGGCTGGTCACGCAGCCGTTGTGGTTCATCGGGATCTACCTCGCGATGGTCGCCCTCACCCCGCCCCTGCTGAAACTGCACGAGCGCCACGGCTGGGCCGCCTTCGGGGCCCTGGCCGCGGCCGCCGCCGCCGTCGATCTGCTGCGCTTCGCGGGCGGTGTCCCGTACGCCGAGTTCCTGAACTTCGCCTTCGTCTGGCTCGCCGTCCACCAGCTGGGCTTCCTGCGCGCCGATGGGCGGATCCGCCGTCCCGGCGCCCTCGCCGCCGCCGGGCTCGCCGGGGCCGTCCTGCTGGTGGCGTACGGGCCGTACCCGCTGTCCATGGTCGGGATGCCCGGGGAGAAGGTCTCCAACATGGCCCCGCCCACCCTGGCCCTGCTCGCGCACGGGATCTGGCTCGTGGGCGCCGTGGAGCTGCTCCGGGGCCCCGCCGCCCACTGGCTGGCCCGGCCCCGGGTCTGGCGCGGCGTGGTCACCGCGAACGGGGTCGCCATGACCGCCTTCCTCTGGCACCTCACCGCGATGCTCGCCGTGTACGCCGCCCAGCTCGGCCTCGGCATCGCCCTGCCCGAGCCGGCCGGGGCGGCCTGGTGGGCCCAGGTCCCGGTCCGGTTCCTCGCCGCCGCCGCGCTGACCTGCGTACTCGTCGCGGTCTTCCGGCGCTTCGAGGAGCCCGCCGCAGGCAGCACGAGCAGCGCCGGCACCGGCTCCGGCCCCCGCGCCGCCCTCGGTACCGCGCTCTGCCTCCTCGGCGTCCTCGGGCTCTCCACGACCGGTCTCGGCGGGCTCCTGGAAGGCCACAGCGCCACCCTGATCGCGCTCCCGGTCACCGCGCCCGCCGCGATCGGCATGGCGCTGGGCGGCTGGCTGCTGGTGGAGCGGTCCGGTACTTCGCGGAGGGTTAGGCTGAGGGGCTGA